In Desulfotomaculum sp., a single window of DNA contains:
- a CDS encoding 50S ribosomal protein L35: MPKIKSHRGAAKRIKRTASGKFKAFHAFRSHLLGYKSSHRKRRLRKSILVSPVDIRKARRLLPS; the protein is encoded by the coding sequence TTGCCAAAAATCAAAAGTCACCGGGGCGCGGCAAAACGTATAAAAAGAACCGCCTCGGGTAAGTTCAAGGCTTTTCATGCTTTTCGCAGTCACCTTCTGGGATACAAGAGTTCCCACCGTAAAAGAAGGCTGCGCAAATCAATTCTGGTCAGCCCCGTGGATATAAGAAAAGCACGCCGGCTGTTGCCATCCTAA
- a CDS encoding phospholipase, translating into MDFSILSLIDPLKDIPLYAALLTIPRQIWGASTTHVFCNLQGRIILKNDGYEREAKLFNRFANDLDKGVVWADKGWRSTCHHYNPETRRGIWPWASSAQKCEVYYKKAISYWQSGNFNKAMFMIGAAAHLVQDACVPHHASCIICNGHQAYENWVEKRKLQFRVQSAGIYDHRDTPQDWIIENARLAGKYYSRLRSFNDYQQVTAVLLPIAQRSTAGFLKFCSRQLLLQPVEIHKTCELSLTGAPAG; encoded by the coding sequence TTGGACTTTTCTATCTTGAGTTTAATTGATCCTTTAAAGGACATCCCTCTCTATGCGGCGCTGCTTACTATCCCCAGGCAGATCTGGGGAGCAAGCACAACGCATGTCTTTTGTAACCTGCAGGGGCGGATTATCCTGAAAAATGACGGATATGAACGTGAAGCCAAGCTGTTCAACCGGTTTGCCAACGACCTGGACAAGGGGGTTGTCTGGGCGGATAAGGGCTGGCGCAGCACGTGCCATCATTACAACCCGGAGACTAGGCGCGGCATCTGGCCCTGGGCCAGTTCAGCCCAGAAATGCGAGGTTTATTATAAGAAGGCTATCAGCTATTGGCAGAGCGGAAATTTCAATAAGGCAATGTTCATGATTGGAGCCGCCGCACATCTTGTACAGGACGCTTGTGTTCCTCACCACGCCTCCTGTATAATCTGCAACGGCCACCAGGCCTATGAAAACTGGGTGGAGAAAAGGAAGCTTCAGTTCAGGGTTCAGTCGGCGGGGATATATGATCATAGGGACACGCCACAGGATTGGATAATCGAAAATGCCAGGCTTGCTGGAAAATATTACAGCAGGCTGCGCTCTTTCAATGATTACCAGCAGGTTACAGCGGTCCTGCTGCCGATTGCACAGCGTTCCACAGCGGGCTTCCTCAAGTTCTGTTCCAGGCAGTTGCTCCTTCAACCCGTGGAAATCCACAAGACGTGTGAACTTTCTTTAACCGGTGCGCCTGCAGGATAA
- a CDS encoding magnesium chelatase: MLATVKSTALTGLDGHVIQVEVDVANGLPCFDLVGLPDPAVKESRDRVRAAIRNSGFQYPLQRITVNLAPADMRKEGPLYDLPIAAGILAATAQIEPDALSRFILIGELSLNGSLRRVTGVLPNTLAAREGGVGEIIVPSENAAEAALVHDIRVYPVENLEQLVRFLRGEEDIPAFNLDISQLTGCGEVVIEDMNDVRGQIAARRALEVSAAGGHNLLMLGSPGSGKTMLARRLPGILPDLSFEESLEVTKIYSLAGLIKPGQPLIIQRPFRSPHHSASSVGLIGGGRRPRPGEISLAHNGVLFLDELPEFPREALESLRQPLEDGIITISRVSSVATFPARLMLVGAMNPCPCGFFGDPTHACTCTPYQIQRYISRISGPLLDRIDIHLEVPRLPYLELAEEKQNESSSAIKERVVKAREIQKERFGNKSITCNAMMRPQQVRKFCNLSKEARLLLRGAFTQLNLSARAHDRILKVSRTIADLDESGQIESVHLAEAIQYRSLERKYWFGAS; encoded by the coding sequence ATGTTAGCCACCGTTAAAAGCACAGCTCTTACCGGCCTTGACGGTCATGTTATCCAGGTTGAAGTTGACGTGGCCAACGGCCTGCCCTGTTTCGACCTGGTAGGACTGCCTGATCCTGCGGTCAAAGAGTCGCGGGACAGGGTGCGTGCAGCCATCAGAAACTCCGGGTTTCAATATCCCCTCCAGCGGATTACTGTAAACCTCGCTCCTGCGGATATGCGCAAAGAGGGACCATTATACGATCTGCCGATTGCGGCTGGTATTCTTGCCGCTACCGCCCAGATTGAGCCGGATGCGCTCTCAAGGTTCATTCTAATTGGAGAGCTTTCCCTGAACGGGAGTCTTCGCAGGGTGACCGGTGTTCTGCCGAATACATTGGCTGCCAGGGAAGGGGGGGTCGGTGAAATAATCGTACCGTCTGAAAATGCTGCTGAAGCTGCATTGGTCCATGACATCAGGGTTTATCCAGTTGAAAATCTTGAACAGCTTGTCCGCTTCTTAAGAGGAGAGGAAGATATTCCTGCTTTTAACTTAGACATCTCTCAACTAACCGGCTGCGGGGAAGTGGTAATTGAGGATATGAACGACGTCCGCGGCCAGATCGCAGCTCGCCGTGCGCTGGAAGTGTCTGCCGCCGGAGGACATAATTTGCTCATGCTGGGGAGCCCCGGATCAGGTAAGACTATGCTGGCCAGGCGACTGCCTGGTATTCTACCAGATCTTTCGTTTGAGGAATCCCTGGAGGTAACCAAAATATACAGCCTTGCCGGCCTGATCAAACCCGGTCAGCCCCTGATCATACAAAGGCCTTTCCGATCCCCGCACCACAGCGCATCATCCGTAGGTCTTATTGGAGGGGGGAGGCGCCCGCGTCCCGGAGAGATCAGCCTTGCCCACAATGGTGTTTTATTTCTTGATGAACTGCCCGAATTCCCCAGGGAAGCCCTGGAATCGCTTCGCCAACCACTGGAAGACGGCATTATAACAATATCACGAGTCAGCAGCGTGGCCACATTTCCTGCCAGGCTTATGCTTGTTGGCGCAATGAACCCCTGCCCCTGCGGTTTTTTTGGAGATCCTACACATGCCTGCACCTGTACCCCGTACCAAATCCAAAGATATATCAGCCGCATTTCCGGCCCTTTGCTTGACAGGATAGACATCCACCTGGAAGTTCCGCGTCTGCCTTACCTTGAACTGGCGGAAGAAAAACAAAATGAATCCTCTTCCGCAATAAAAGAAAGGGTCGTTAAGGCCAGAGAAATTCAGAAGGAAAGGTTCGGCAATAAATCCATAACCTGCAATGCGATGATGAGGCCCCAGCAGGTAAGAAAGTTTTGTAACCTAAGCAAGGAAGCCAGGCTTCTCTTAAGGGGCGCTTTCACACAGCTGAACCTTAGCGCACGGGCACATGACCGTATATTAAAGGTCTCACGAACCATTGCAGACCTCGACGAGTCCGGTCAGATTGAATCGGTCCACCTAGCGGAGGCAATTCAATACCGCAGTCTGGAAAGAAAATACTGGTTTGGAGCAAGCTAA
- a CDS encoding GDP-mannose 4,6-dehydratase gives MTIKNKRVVITGGAGFIGSHIVEELYRDNEAIIIDDLSTGKLENIEPFLTNKHVRFVNGSITDLPLLQSTFQGADYIFHEAAVTSVPKSISDPLTTNEVNIKGTLNVLTAARDNKAKKVGYASSSAVYGNNPNMPLREEYTPQPLSPYAVSKITGEYYCKIFSEIYGLSTVSLRYFNVYGPRQDPESQYAAVIPIFIRKLLAKESPVIYGDGEQTRDFIFVKDVVTANILTVSNDITGSVNVGSGKTTTINSLANILSELLEKNTGGIKPIRTEPRQGDPLRSQADINKINAFNFIQQYTLEKSLEITIKYHRQLA, from the coding sequence ATGACAATTAAAAATAAAAGAGTTGTTATTACCGGCGGAGCCGGCTTTATCGGATCTCATATAGTTGAAGAGTTATATAGGGATAACGAGGCAATAATTATAGACGATCTTTCTACCGGTAAGCTTGAGAATATAGAACCATTTCTGACCAACAAACACGTCCGGTTTGTCAACGGCAGTATAACTGATCTGCCGCTTCTTCAGTCAACCTTCCAGGGCGCCGATTATATCTTCCATGAAGCCGCTGTAACATCGGTACCCAAAAGCATATCAGACCCTTTAACAACTAATGAGGTAAATATAAAGGGTACTCTAAACGTACTAACAGCAGCCCGTGATAATAAAGCTAAAAAGGTTGGTTACGCTTCCTCATCCGCTGTTTATGGAAATAACCCGAATATGCCCTTAAGAGAGGAATATACTCCGCAACCCTTATCCCCTTATGCGGTATCCAAAATAACAGGTGAATATTACTGTAAAATATTTTCAGAAATTTACGGCCTGTCTACAGTTTCCCTGCGTTATTTTAATGTTTACGGCCCGCGCCAGGACCCGGAATCACAGTATGCAGCGGTAATACCTATATTTATTAGAAAGCTGTTAGCTAAAGAAAGCCCTGTAATCTATGGTGATGGAGAACAGACAAGGGATTTTATCTTTGTAAAAGATGTAGTAACGGCTAATATCTTAACCGTTTCAAATGATATTACGGGGTCAGTGAATGTTGGTTCTGGAAAAACTACGACCATAAATTCGTTAGCTAATATTTTAAGCGAACTTCTAGAAAAGAATACGGGGGGTATTAAACCTATCCGCACTGAACCCAGACAAGGGGATCCCCTTAGAAGTCAGGCAGATATAAATAAGATTAACGCCTTTAATTTTATTCAACAGTATACACTAGAAAAAAGTCTTGAAATAACAATAAAATATCATAGACAGCTTGCCTAA
- a CDS encoding DNA-binding protein, whose amino-acid sequence MNRLFLDANVLFSIAYGSPSLEVFRKMSRQKQCRLLASAYVIEEAIRNLSSPGQFKRLKDLLAEVEIVPDADPKMPCPAILPEKDRPVLLAAVQARSTHLITGDLQYFSAYRGQIIQGVLICTPRDYLQIIRGSS is encoded by the coding sequence ATGAACCGGTTGTTTTTGGACGCCAACGTATTGTTTTCCATAGCCTACGGGAGTCCCAGCCTGGAAGTGTTCCGGAAGATGAGCAGACAGAAACAGTGCAGATTACTGGCATCCGCCTATGTAATTGAAGAAGCTATACGTAACCTTTCCAGCCCTGGGCAGTTCAAACGGCTTAAAGATTTGTTGGCGGAAGTGGAGATAGTTCCGGATGCCGACCCGAAAATGCCCTGTCCGGCAATCCTGCCGGAAAAAGATCGCCCCGTGCTTCTAGCTGCTGTGCAAGCACGCTCCACGCATTTAATCACTGGGGATCTACAGTACTTTAGCGCCTATCGAGGTCAAATTATCCAGGGTGTCCTTATTTGTACGCCCAGGGATTATTTGCAGATCATACGTGGTAGTAGTTGA
- a CDS encoding potassium uptake system protein produces MKQFAVIGLGRFGASVARTLAKMGHEVLAVDDDEEIVNSVAEEVAYVAQANVLDERALKSLGLRNFDTVIVAIGHEVKASILVTVMLKEMGVGKIVAKANDELHGRVLQKVGADLVVFPEREMGIRVAHSLVSRNIIDQIHLSPEYSIAEMVAPSSFIGKSLMESAMRQKHGITVIAIRRGDDLIISPDANQVVQKGDILLVIGSDAKLERIGG; encoded by the coding sequence ATGAAGCAATTTGCCGTAATTGGCCTGGGCCGGTTCGGGGCAAGTGTCGCCAGGACACTTGCAAAAATGGGGCACGAAGTTCTGGCGGTGGATGACGACGAGGAAATAGTCAATAGCGTTGCTGAAGAAGTTGCCTATGTAGCACAGGCTAACGTACTGGATGAACGGGCGCTCAAATCATTGGGGCTTCGTAATTTTGACACGGTAATCGTTGCTATCGGGCATGAGGTTAAAGCAAGCATTCTGGTTACGGTAATGCTTAAGGAAATGGGCGTTGGCAAAATAGTTGCCAAGGCTAACGACGAACTTCACGGCAGGGTGCTCCAAAAGGTCGGGGCTGATTTAGTGGTCTTTCCTGAGCGCGAGATGGGCATAAGAGTTGCCCATTCCCTGGTATCCCGCAATATTATCGACCAGATCCACCTCTCGCCGGAATACAGTATCGCTGAAATGGTTGCCCCGTCCAGTTTTATCGGCAAATCACTGATGGAGTCCGCCATGCGCCAGAAACATGGCATTACCGTAATAGCCATCCGCCGCGGCGATGATCTCATTATTTCTCCTGACGCAAACCAGGTTGTCCAAAAAGGGGACATACTGCTGGTTATCGGCAGCGACGCCAAACTGGAAAGAATCGGGGGATAA
- a CDS encoding quinate 5-dehydrogenase, with the protein MKKVVSVSLGSSTRDHKVQVELLGEQFEISRLGTDGDLEKAINVLKSLDGKVDAIGLGGIDIYLYAGKKRYAIKDALKLVRAVKETPVVDGSGLKNTLERQTIAYLKENTDLLPDGAPVLMVSGVDRFGMAEALVEAGCNVTFGDLIFALGIPCPIRSLSSLVILARILLPIIVRMPFKMLYPTGTKQEGANEDKVKKYSSYYQNARVIAGDFHFIRRYLPALTGQVIITNTTTPKDVEFLTQKGAGYLITSTPEFEGRSFGTNVIEGVLVSILKKPWDQIKPDEYTKLLEELHFTPRFNKLQQGA; encoded by the coding sequence TTGAAGAAAGTAGTCAGTGTAAGCCTCGGTTCATCTACAAGGGACCACAAAGTACAGGTGGAATTACTGGGGGAACAGTTCGAAATCAGCCGGCTGGGAACAGACGGTGATTTGGAGAAGGCAATCAATGTCCTAAAAAGCTTGGACGGTAAAGTAGACGCAATCGGCCTGGGAGGAATCGACATTTACCTTTACGCCGGCAAAAAACGCTATGCCATAAAGGATGCCTTGAAGCTCGTCAGGGCTGTTAAGGAAACTCCGGTTGTAGACGGAAGCGGCCTTAAAAACACTCTTGAGCGTCAAACAATAGCTTACCTGAAAGAAAACACCGATCTCCTTCCTGACGGGGCGCCGGTCCTGATGGTCAGCGGTGTGGACCGTTTCGGCATGGCAGAAGCGCTTGTAGAAGCCGGCTGCAATGTAACCTTTGGAGACCTGATTTTTGCCCTGGGCATCCCATGCCCAATCCGGTCCCTGTCGAGCCTGGTAATACTTGCCCGCATCCTTCTGCCAATCATTGTCAGAATGCCCTTTAAAATGCTCTATCCCACGGGAACAAAGCAGGAAGGCGCCAATGAAGACAAAGTAAAGAAATACAGCAGCTATTACCAGAACGCAAGAGTTATCGCAGGAGATTTTCACTTCATCAGGCGCTACCTTCCGGCGCTTACCGGTCAGGTAATTATAACGAATACTACCACACCTAAAGATGTGGAATTCTTAACCCAAAAGGGCGCCGGTTACCTGATTACCTCGACTCCCGAGTTTGAAGGGCGTTCATTTGGCACAAACGTAATTGAAGGTGTGCTGGTATCGATTCTAAAAAAACCCTGGGACCAGATAAAGCCGGATGAATATACAAAACTTCTCGAAGAACTGCATTTTACGCCTCGCTTTAATAAATTGCAGCAAGGCGCCTAG
- a CDS encoding 50S ribosomal protein L20: MPRANSSVISHMRHKKVLKLAKGYRGSKSKLFRVAKEQVMKSLSYAYRDRKVRARNFRRLWIARINAAARINGLSYSKFINGLHKAGVEINRKMLADLAVNDAKAFDQLVEVAKSNLGA; encoded by the coding sequence ATGCCACGGGCGAACAGCAGTGTTATATCCCATATGAGGCATAAAAAAGTCTTAAAACTTGCCAAGGGATACCGGGGTTCAAAAAGTAAATTATTCAGGGTAGCAAAGGAACAGGTTATGAAGTCCCTGTCCTATGCATACCGGGACCGCAAGGTCAGAGCCAGAAACTTCCGCCGTTTATGGATCGCGCGCATTAATGCCGCGGCAAGGATAAACGGCCTGTCATACAGCAAGTTTATCAACGGTTTGCATAAGGCGGGAGTGGAAATAAACAGAAAGATGCTGGCCGATCTGGCGGTCAACGATGCAAAGGCTTTCGACCAGCTTGTCGAAGTAGCTAAATCCAATCTTGGAGCATAA
- a CDS encoding acylphosphatase: MLRKHFFVSGRVQGVYYRVFVRETAWETGVKGWVRNRRDGRVEAIMEGGPDAIDEAIRRCRQGPPGAFIEKIDIDVEPFTGEFNDFKIVSTV, translated from the coding sequence ATGCTTCGCAAACATTTTTTTGTAAGCGGCCGTGTTCAGGGTGTTTACTACCGGGTTTTTGTGCGGGAAACAGCCTGGGAAACAGGCGTGAAGGGATGGGTTAGAAACAGGCGCGACGGACGTGTCGAGGCGATTATGGAGGGCGGGCCGGATGCCATAGATGAAGCAATACGCCGCTGCCGGCAGGGTCCGCCGGGAGCGTTCATTGAAAAGATCGATATTGATGTAGAGCCATTTACCGGGGAGTTTAACGACTTCAAAATAGTTTCCACTGTCTAG
- a CDS encoding AbrB family transcriptional regulator — translation MNAETIKVGKRGAVVIPAGLRKEYSLEEGTLLIAEPRPEGILLRPGVALSVEIYTPERKAQFLLNNALTAEDYAWAVSEVKKLGLDPENIPHERSGNI, via the coding sequence GTGAATGCTGAAACCATAAAAGTTGGAAAAAGGGGAGCAGTAGTAATTCCTGCCGGCTTGCGCAAGGAATACAGTCTGGAAGAAGGGACTCTGTTGATTGCGGAACCGCGGCCGGAGGGCATTCTTTTGCGTCCTGGGGTGGCTCTGTCTGTTGAAATTTATACACCGGAGAGAAAGGCGCAGTTTTTATTAAATAATGCTTTAACTGCGGAAGACTACGCATGGGCGGTATCCGAGGTAAAAAAGCTTGGTTTGGACCCGGAAAATATACCGCATGAAAGGTCCGGCAATATTTAA
- the galE gene encoding UDP-glucose 4-epimerase GalE: protein MNILVTGGAGYIGSHTVKELIKNNHHVIVLDNLSKGRRKAVLKAKFIHGDIGNKKFLTELLKSEKIEAIVHFAASSLVGESMVKPAEYYRNNLVNGLSILDAMRDAKVESIVFSSTAAVYGEPAVIPILEDNPTVPTNTYGATKLALEGAMNWYSQAYGLRCISLRYFNAAGADPEGELGEDHNPETHLIPLVLKAALCLAPDIKIFGSDYPTPDGTCIRDYIHVTDLAAAHILAVEALANGAKTNTYNLGNGLGYSVQKVIHTTEGVIGRELNKKIIERRPGDPAVLVASSEKIKKELNWKPYLNDLRTIIETAWKWHKAHPGGYEI, encoded by the coding sequence ATGAATATACTGGTCACCGGAGGCGCCGGTTATATCGGCAGCCATACCGTAAAGGAACTAATCAAGAATAACCACCATGTAATAGTTCTGGACAACCTGAGCAAGGGGCGCCGGAAGGCTGTTTTAAAAGCAAAATTTATACATGGCGACATCGGTAACAAAAAGTTTCTTACAGAACTGTTAAAATCGGAAAAAATTGAGGCAATTGTACACTTCGCCGCCAGCAGCCTGGTTGGCGAATCGATGGTAAAACCTGCGGAATATTACCGGAACAACCTGGTTAACGGCTTAAGCATTTTAGACGCAATGCGCGATGCTAAAGTAGAAAGCATTGTCTTTTCTTCGACTGCCGCTGTTTACGGCGAGCCGGCCGTGATTCCGATTCTTGAAGATAATCCAACCGTACCAACCAATACATACGGGGCCACAAAGCTTGCCCTGGAAGGCGCAATGAACTGGTACAGCCAGGCCTATGGATTAAGGTGCATTTCACTGCGCTATTTTAACGCTGCGGGCGCCGATCCTGAAGGTGAACTGGGAGAGGACCATAACCCTGAAACACATCTGATCCCCCTGGTGTTAAAAGCCGCTCTCTGCTTAGCGCCGGATATAAAGATTTTCGGCAGCGACTACCCTACTCCGGACGGAACCTGCATCAGGGATTACATTCACGTGACTGATCTGGCTGCTGCCCATATCCTGGCTGTCGAAGCTCTCGCCAATGGCGCAAAAACCAATACATACAATCTGGGAAACGGTTTGGGGTACTCTGTTCAGAAAGTAATCCATACAACCGAGGGGGTTATAGGAAGAGAATTAAATAAAAAGATAATAGAAAGGCGCCCGGGAGACCCTGCAGTTTTGGTGGCCAGTTCAGAGAAGATTAAAAAGGAGCTGAACTGGAAACCTTACCTGAACGACCTGCGCACAATAATTGAAACTGCCTGGAAGTGGCATAAAGCGCATCCCGGGGGCTATGAGATATAA
- a CDS encoding translation initiation factor IF-3: MIKDFRVNEEIKVKEVRMVDSDGNQLGIMSLASALRLAEEKEKDLVEIAPQAKPPVCRLMDYGKYKYEQSKREKEARKKQHIVSIKEIKLRPGIEEHDFLVKANNVARFLKDGDKVKATIMFRGREIVHPRLGQNILDRLAEHVKEHSTIERHARLEGKNMIMILAPKQEIKQESKQQ; the protein is encoded by the coding sequence ATTATCAAAGACTTCCGTGTCAATGAAGAGATCAAAGTAAAAGAAGTAAGAATGGTGGACTCGGACGGCAATCAATTGGGGATCATGTCCCTGGCCAGCGCCCTGCGCCTGGCCGAGGAAAAAGAGAAGGACTTGGTCGAGATTGCGCCGCAGGCAAAACCGCCGGTGTGCCGCTTAATGGACTACGGTAAGTACAAGTACGAACAGAGCAAAAGAGAAAAGGAAGCCCGCAAAAAGCAGCACATTGTCAGCATCAAGGAGATAAAATTAAGACCTGGAATCGAGGAGCATGACTTTCTGGTCAAGGCAAATAATGTGGCCCGCTTCTTGAAAGACGGAGATAAAGTTAAAGCCACAATCATGTTCCGGGGGCGTGAAATTGTCCACCCCCGCCTGGGACAGAATATTTTAGACCGCCTGGCCGAACATGTCAAGGAGCACTCCACGATAGAAAGACATGCCAGGCTGGAAGGCAAAAATATGATTATGATCCTGGCGCCGAAACAAGAAATCAAGCAGGAATCAAAACAGCAGTAG
- a CDS encoding phenylalanine--tRNA ligase subunit alpha, with the protein MEEKLQKIAAEAVNLLSSSQDLEEIEKIRVRFLGRKGELTQVLRGMGALDEKDRPRIGQLANEIRARIEEELTERTALVKEKTIRSRLLEEALDISLPGTAPAHGRIHPITRVRRQIEDIFLGLGFEIAEGPEIELDYYNFEALNFPKDHPARDMQDTFFIGEEFLLRTHTSPVQVRTMERTAPAIPVKIISPGKVYRRDDDATHSPMFQQVEGLLIDTRITFGDLKGILGLFAKEMFGPATLTRFRASFFPFTEPSAEVDISCVMCGGRGCRVCSQTGWLEILGCGSVHPRVLEMSGYNPEEVSGFAFGMGVERVAMLKYGIDDIRLFYDNDLRFLNQF; encoded by the coding sequence TTGGAAGAGAAATTACAAAAGATTGCTGCTGAAGCTGTAAACCTGCTGTCTTCGTCTCAAGATCTTGAGGAGATCGAAAAGATTCGCGTCCGTTTTCTGGGCAGAAAGGGAGAACTTACCCAGGTGCTTCGGGGTATGGGGGCGCTTGATGAAAAAGACAGGCCGCGCATCGGACAGCTGGCCAACGAAATAAGGGCAAGGATAGAGGAAGAGTTAACCGAACGGACGGCATTGGTCAAAGAGAAAACAATCCGCTCCCGTTTACTGGAAGAGGCCCTCGATATAAGCCTGCCGGGAACGGCGCCGGCGCACGGCAGAATTCACCCCATTACCAGGGTTAGGCGCCAGATAGAAGATATTTTCCTTGGCCTCGGATTTGAGATTGCCGAAGGTCCTGAAATCGAGCTTGACTATTATAATTTTGAAGCCCTCAATTTTCCCAAAGACCATCCGGCCAGAGACATGCAGGATACTTTCTTTATCGGAGAGGAATTCCTGCTGCGCACGCATACTTCACCCGTTCAGGTACGGACCATGGAGCGGACCGCCCCTGCTATCCCGGTTAAGATAATTTCGCCGGGCAAGGTCTACAGGCGGGATGACGACGCCACCCATTCGCCCATGTTCCAGCAGGTGGAAGGACTGCTAATTGATACAAGAATTACTTTTGGCGACCTGAAGGGAATTCTGGGGCTCTTTGCCAAAGAAATGTTCGGGCCGGCAACGCTGACCCGCTTCAGGGCCAGTTTCTTCCCGTTCACGGAACCAAGCGCAGAAGTTGACATTTCCTGCGTGATGTGCGGCGGTCGTGGATGCAGGGTTTGCTCACAGACAGGCTGGCTGGAAATACTGGGCTGCGGTTCTGTTCACCCCAGAGTGCTGGAGATGTCCGGCTATAACCCCGAGGAAGTCTCCGGTTTTGCTTTCGGCATGGGCGTGGAAAGAGTGGCCATGCTCAAATACGGAATTGACGATATCCGTTTGTTTTACGACAACGATCTTCGTTTTCTCAACCAGTTTTAG
- a CDS encoding RNA methyltransferase, whose translation MPVSSLQNPLVKYISRLYRPRFGKKEGRFIIEGSLMISEALHYNWPVEQIVCTPAWQESNRGRLVQEPANAAGIELIQVSQEVFKKLSATKTPQGVLAVLRRKEKELDQLASENPTLVVLVDRVQDPGNVGTIIRSADAAGAQGVILLKGTADLYNPKTLRATMGSFFHIPVIEVESIGEAQRFTKTAGLQLVAGSPYAKQTVISCDLKTPTVIAVGSESGGCSEELLNICDFVVNIPMPGHAESLNAAVAVSIILYEAVRQRF comes from the coding sequence ATGCCAGTCAGCAGCCTGCAGAACCCCCTGGTTAAATATATCAGCCGCCTTTATCGCCCCCGTTTTGGAAAGAAAGAGGGCAGGTTCATCATCGAAGGCAGCCTGATGATCAGTGAGGCTCTCCATTACAACTGGCCGGTGGAACAGATAGTCTGCACACCTGCCTGGCAGGAAAGTAACCGGGGAAGGTTGGTTCAGGAGCCGGCGAATGCCGCCGGTATTGAACTCATCCAGGTAAGTCAGGAGGTTTTCAAAAAACTTTCCGCAACTAAAACCCCCCAGGGGGTTTTAGCCGTTCTTAGGCGCAAAGAAAAAGAGCTGGATCAGCTGGCTTCCGAAAACCCTACGCTGGTTGTCCTCGTCGACAGGGTGCAGGATCCTGGCAATGTCGGCACAATTATTCGGAGCGCCGACGCCGCCGGAGCGCAGGGCGTAATTCTGCTCAAAGGAACAGCAGACCTTTACAACCCGAAGACTTTAAGGGCAACTATGGGTTCCTTTTTTCATATTCCCGTAATTGAAGTTGAATCAATTGGCGAAGCGCAGCGTTTTACAAAGACAGCCGGCCTGCAGTTAGTCGCGGGATCACCGTATGCAAAGCAGACTGTTATCTCCTGCGACCTCAAGACGCCCACAGTTATAGCTGTGGGAAGCGAGTCGGGCGGCTGCTCCGAAGAACTGTTGAACATCTGTGATTTCGTAGTAAATATTCCCATGCCGGGACATGCGGAGTCCTTAAACGCGGCGGTTGCTGTGTCGATAATACTTTATGAAGCAGTTCGCCAGCGTTTTTGA
- the thpR gene encoding RNA 2',3'-cyclic phosphodiesterase, which produces MQQLRLFWAVNLPFETKRKLNGIQLKLRDIPCDVKWAEEENLHFTLKFLGNVEVSAVPGLVDSVKAALAGVPVFTVRPLGMGFFPGSARPRVLWVGLQGELGRLQKIYELINSAHLAHGFQLEKRPFSPHLTLARLRFGKGSEAFVTKVNEMSPEVEQIGSLKVRSVDLMQSELNRRGPVYTPLAKVELAGK; this is translated from the coding sequence ATGCAGCAGTTACGACTTTTTTGGGCTGTCAATCTTCCGTTTGAGACAAAAAGGAAACTTAACGGTATTCAGTTGAAGCTTAGGGACATTCCCTGCGATGTAAAGTGGGCCGAGGAAGAAAACCTCCACTTCACGCTTAAATTTCTAGGCAATGTGGAAGTGTCAGCCGTGCCTGGCCTTGTGGATTCGGTTAAGGCTGCGCTTGCCGGCGTTCCGGTGTTTACGGTCCGTCCCCTTGGGATGGGATTTTTCCCCGGATCCGCGCGGCCACGGGTGCTCTGGGTGGGCCTGCAGGGAGAACTGGGCAGGCTTCAGAAAATTTATGAACTGATCAACAGTGCCCACCTTGCCCATGGTTTTCAGCTGGAAAAGCGGCCTTTTTCTCCGCACCTGACGCTTGCCCGCCTGCGATTCGGGAAGGGTTCGGAAGCGTTTGTCACGAAAGTTAATGAAATGAGCCCCGAGGTTGAGCAGATTGGCAGTTTAAAGGTAAGATCCGTGGACCTGATGCAGAGTGAACTAAACCGCCGGGGACCTGTATATACGCCGCTGGCTAAAGTCGAACTGGCAGGCAAATAA